The Musa acuminata AAA Group cultivar baxijiao chromosome BXJ3-6, Cavendish_Baxijiao_AAA, whole genome shotgun sequence region GTGATTCCTGCTGCCAATGGGCATTGCTCGGCTCGTGCCTTGGCACGCTATTATGCTGCCCTTGCTAATGGTGGATCCACTCCTCCACCTCATTCACTTGTTTCCAAGCCTGCACTCGGAAGTCATGTACATGTTCCAACATTTCCTTCCTTCAAGCAACCCAAGAAGAAATTGAGAATCAAGGAGATAGATAATCCAGATACACCGACCAAGAAGACCGATGGCTTACGTCGCAGGGGTTGTAGCAATAGCAATAGTCCAAAAAATAACAAGGCTTATAACATTGTAGACAACAACATCGACAATGATGCTCAGAAAAGTGTCAAAAGAATATTTAGCAGCCCCAAGATCCATGATGCTTTCATGGGTGTGGGTGATTACTCCGACATGGTTATTGCAGACGGTAAATTTGGGCTCGGGTTTAGGAGATTTAATACTGCAGCTGGTAATCCGACGAGTTTTGGCCACTCTGGAGTAGGCGGATCCACTGGATTCTGTAATATTGAGCACAATTTCTCAATTGCAGTCACAGTAAACAAGATGTCACTTGGTGGTGTTACAAGAAGTATAATTCAGCTGGTTTGCTCTGAGCTGAACATTCCTGTGCCCGAAGAATTCTCGAGGTTCGGGGAGAAGGGACCCGACATGCAGTTCAATCTGGGTCTGTAGCTGCAGCTTGTCACTAACAAGCCTCTCCAGTTTATATACACAGGTTTTTCCCTTTAGATACTATCCTTCCTCACAGTGAAACACAAAATATAGATCCACAATTTATTTTCCTTTAACTTTGATGTTATTGTAAACACCATATTTGATATTAATGCATAATTTATATTACCATCAGAAGAATAGAGGATCAAGTGACTTGTGTTATCCTCAATCAAAAGATCTAGAGTCTTTTTGATGCATGAAAGATCTACAGTGTCTAATGGCCTCCTTCATATCAGCCTTGGCATTGATGTCATGAGGCTTTTATGTTAAATATTTGCAGATTGTGTGAAATCAACATGCTTCCAACAGATTCTCACGAGGGACTATATTTTGTTTCAGCTTTTTATCCCTGCGTAATTTTATAGGCTCATTTCAATTTGCAAGCAGAATCTAGAGAATGATCTTTCGACCCTTACCGAACCGTATCTTTGTAGGAAACTTTGGTATTTACATCAGTTCAGCTTTTACTTTCCAATAAGTATTTGACAATTACTGTTCTGACACATGTAAATTGCTTAAAGGCAGATTTCAACATGCAGTAGCAAACACATTAATATGGTTTAATAAACCAGTAATGAAATCCCACACGAGCATTCATCCCGTCGCGCAAAACAAAGCTGCTCTCAGCATCTCTCTCACCTTGGCGCTCAAGCCATGAACTGTGATGAGGAATCGACCAAAAGGAATCCTATCCTGCTTTGCTTGTGGCCGCCGTGCTGAGGTCGATCCCAGAAAGCAGCACCTTGGTGCTCAAGGCACAAGGTCAGCTTTTGAGGATTCCTGACGGTACCGTCCATCGACGAACGGAGAAGGCATCCTTCTTTGCTTCGGTGGTGGTTCCGCCGTAACCTCTTCCTTCCTCCACGAGCAATGCCTTCTAATATGCTACGGCTGCGCCTCCCTCCACACCTCGTCAGCTGCAGCCCATCGATCCATGAATGTATACGTCTCACCATCGATTTGAGTCGATATAGAAGTGCAGACATCAGCGGATCATCTGTCTGCTTCCGCACCTTCTCCGTCTTCCGGAGTTCCTAATGGGATGGGCGACTCTCTACAAGCGGCGGCTCAAAGTATTCACCACGGCATTGCTGATCTACCTGGACTACAAGGTGCTCTGTGCCGCCGGATTCGTTCTTGTTTCCCATCTATTGATTAGCGTCAGAAATCAATGGGGTTTTCTACTACTGTAGGCCGTGCAGATGATAGATAACTGGTATAGCGGTAGCAGAAGGGATGATCTTTGGGAAGGAACACATGAGCGGAATGCTAAGCGTGTTCTCGATTTGATGATCCAGTTGGAAGGTCTGTGGGTAAAGCTTGGTCAATACCTGTCCACCCGAGCCGACGCTCTGCCAGACGCTTATGTGCGTCTTCTCAAACGGCTGCAGGACTCTCTTCCTCGTCGGCCACTGGAAGAGGTAACTGAATGCTTCCATCAATAACTATGCAGTCTTTGAGTTATCTTGAACATGAAAGATAACTCAGGTGTTAAGTGGATGCAAGACTATGAGTTTATGCCCTCTTTTTATTGCTTCGAATTGACTTCTTCATTGtcatcatcatcaatcatcctCATAATGCACCACGAAAATGCCAAGATGCATGACTACAATGTGCAATATGCATCTGAAAAATGCTTCTGCAAATATACGAAACAATACATCAAATTACAATGCGTAATATGCATTTCATGTGAAGTTTAGATGAGCATATTAGTAATAGTTTCTACGATGTTGATAAGTCTGCTGCTTGGTCCCAGGTTCGCCAAACTATAGAGAAGGAGCTGGGGAAACCTATGAATGATATCTTCTCTCATTTTGTTGAGGAACCCCTTGCTACTGCATCTGTAAGATCATTATAATATACTGGTCCATTTATATGCTTATACATTGTAAGTTCATTCTGGAAAAATGAATCTCAGAATTTCCTTAAGAATAGAGAAATGCTTGCAGGTGGCACAAGTTCACCGTGCAACTCTGAGAGATGGGCAGGATGTGGTTGTTAAAGTTCAACATGCGGGCATCAAGGAAGTCATCTTAGAGGTCTGCAATTTGAGTCTTGACAAGATGGCAATTAAGTTGATTAGAAGTCTTCACATTAACAAAAGCCAATTTCAGGACTTGAAGAATGCCAAATCAATAACGGACTGGATAGCATGGGCAGAGCCACAATATGACTTCAATCCAATGATAGATGAATGGTGCAAGGAGGCACCTAAAGAACTTGATTTCAATCATGAAGCCGGTTGGTCTGATAAGTTCAGTACCTTCATTATCAATCCTTCTGTCAATACCTTCACATGTTAAGCTGCATCATCTTTTGTCTGTAGAAAACACAAGAAGAGTTTCCGAAAACCTGCGACTCAAAAATGAGCTCGATGGCATGAATAGAGTAGATGTGCTGATCCCAGAAATTATTCAGGTGGAACCACACAGTTATAGTTCTTACTTCAGCCACTCTCACCTGTAAAGAGATGCCTTACATTGTGTGCTTCTATAATTCCTGATGGCAGTCATCCGAGATGGTCCTTGTGCTGCAATACATGGATGGGATTCGATTGAATGATAATGTTTCTCTGGAAGCATATGAGGTGGACAAGCAAAAGCTTGTTGAAGAGATCACACGTGCATATGCTCATCAAATCTATGTTGATGGGTTCTTCAATGGTGATCCACATCCAGGTGTGCTTGCTTATGCCCACCTTTCTCACCATTCTTGGATCTTGGCAATGTTTGCTGTcttgggagaagaaagaagaaaagcttATGGTTGATCATCTATCAATTCTTGGTGACTATTTCTTGCAGGAAATTTTCTTGTGTGCAAGGAACACCCAAATCGCCCTATTCTGCTGGACTTTGGCCTCACCAAGTCAATATCAAGCTCTATGAAACAGGCACTAGCAAAAATGTTTCTGGCATGTGCTGAGGTATGTACCACAACTTTTCTTAGAGTTTGGAACTTTGGAGTATTAAAATCTGAAATGGCAATACTGTTTTATGCATGATTGATGACTTGTGTCTATATAGTTTCTCTTTGAAACTATTGCTGCTTGTCCTTCAGGGTTATCTTTTTACAGCATGAGAATGCCCTGTGGCAGGAGGACCATGTGGCTCTCTTAGCTGCCTTCACAATGATGGGACTTAAGTTGCGGCTTGATATGCCAGAGCAGGCTATGAACCTTGCAAAAATATTTTTCCGCACTGCAGCGCTGCCAAGTCAAGCATTTGTGAGTGATTGCTGTCTGCTTCAAGATTGATTGTTTCTGTTACTTTTCCCTTTCATTTATTCCTCAGCTCAAGTAAACCATGATATCTTATATGCATTCTTCTGTCAAGGAAAATGTGCAATCTATCGCTGATCAAAGACAGAAGGATAGGAAGGTTATTCAAGAGAAGATGAAGTTGAACAAGAAGGAAGCTAAACACTTTAATCCTGTAAGTGCAACCTTTTTCCCCTCAGAGCTCTTTCTATAACATTTCTTCTTCAAGCATACTGTCCACTATATATAAAGAGGATGAATCATGTTGCACAACATGCAAACTTTGCCTACCTTCCCCAGATTGATGCTTTCCCAGGTGATGCAGTTATATTTATGAGGGTGTTGGAACTTCTTCGAGGTTTGTTTGGACTCATCTCTTCCTTAGATGATGTGGTATAATGCATTACGAATGAGTAATTTTACTTCTTCAGGGCTTTCTTCAACTCTAAATGTTAGTGTTGTTTATTTGGACATCATGCGACCATTTGCTGAGGCAACACTACTAGGGTGAGTATTATCTGGGTTGCATTCTCTTCATTGTTAATCTTCATACCCTTTTTTATTTATCTTGTCTCTTCCTCTAATTCCCTACTTTGTGGAACTCATGGAATCAGGGGCATCAAGACTGGACCAGCAGTGAATAACCAATGGATCTATGATTCACCAGTTCACTCTGATTTGGAGGCTAAGTTGAGGCAGCTCCTGATTGCGCTTGGAAGTGAGAAAATACTTGGGATACAAGTAGGTTTAGATTGCTTTATTAACTATATTGTGTCTGCCAAAATATAATCTTGCCTTTTCCTCTTCTCCCTTCTTTTTAGTAgtataatttatcaaaaatatcATACAATTAATCTCAAAATTAAAATGAAATCAATACTAGGATTTTGATTCATTAGAAAGCCAAGTGACTAATAAAAATACATATATTTCTCTTAGTTGAAAATAGTCTTGGTTGAGGAACACTCGTCCTTGGGTCCTGACTATTTGTATGTATAAGAAATAAATGAAATGGactaaaagaagaaaatatgTAAAAATGAGGGAAAGGTTGGTTGAAGAGAAAGAGTAGGCACTATATGAAAAAAATTGTAAACTTCAACACACAAGTATAAATATTGAACATCCAGAACATGCATCATGCAGCATGTTAGAAAGCCATAGAATTGTCATGTTCATGATGGTTTTCTACTTCAAGATGGATTCAGCATAATGGTTTCTTGTTTCACTTGTGCTGACAGATGATGATGCTTGATGCCTTCAGAACCAAGACCTGATGGTGCTCTTCTGTGGCTTTTACTTTCAGGTGTGTGCATACAAAGACGGGAAGGTGATCATAGATACTGCAGCTGGGGTGATGGGGAGATACGACCCTCGGCCTGTTCATCCTGACACCTTGTTTCCAGTCTTCTCAGTAACACAAGGAATCACTGCTGCGATGGTGCATTGGCTGGTTGATAAGGGGTAAGACCAAGTTCAGTTTTGAGGTTTTGCAGCCTTCTTGTGCATGGAAGGAAACACATATCTAAACCTAAACAATCTTCTTGCAGGAAACTCAAGCTGGACGAAGCCATAGCAAACATTTGGCCAGAGTTCAGTGGCAGCAAAAAGGATCAAATAAAGGTAAACAAGAACACATCATGGTTCATGAAAAAGATTGATTCTTTGTGAGCTAGAACAGGTTGTTATCTGGCTTTACAACTTGCTTCAACTTCCTTCAGGTTCATCATGTACTCAACCACTCATCTGGTTTGCACAATGCTATGTCTGATGTCATGAGGAGCAACCCTTTGCTAATGTGTGATTGGGAGAAATCTCTACAGCTTATTGCTAGTTCAGTTCCTGAGACAGAACCAGGTTCCCAACAACTATACCACCACTCGTCCTTTGGTTGGCTTTGTGGTGGTGTAATAGAGGTATGTAACTTCTTGTTTCTTCACTGCAATAACAAGCTATGCTAGTTTCCGTAATCTATCAGATCAGTATGATAATACTGAACAACAAAGTGACTTGTAGTTATCAGTACTTGATCAGATTAGTAACACTATCGATCAATTTATTAAGTTATGTTAATCACTACAAAATTCATCAAAAATTTAAGCTGCCACATTTGACATATTTGAAGGTTGAGTAGTACCTAAAAACTTGAAAAGAAAAGTTAAGCTTTGGATAGTACCATGTGATGTGCATGCTATAATAGCTTGAGAGTCTTCCATGAATATTTGCATATAATTcttcttgatttttattttttaccttgAAGATATAGTTTTATTTTCCAGATttcgttttcttttttattctatGCTGAGATACTTTATAAATATTTGTTTGCAACAGCATGCATCTGGAAAGAAATTTCAACAATTACTGGAAGAGGCTTTTATTCACCCTCTCAACATTGAAGGAGAACTTTATATTGGCATTCCTCCAGGTATGTATCCCATTTATgtctaatatgtatatatatattatagcagGTTCCCCTTGTTTATTTAGTGGATGGACATGCTTTTTTTGATTGAGAAGTCCAATACTCATGTTAAAATGTTTGATTTTTGTATATCTTTAAATGAGTGTAGAATTATTAAATAACTTATTGTTCATCATCATCATAGTGATGTAGGACAGATTTATGACGATATTTAGCATATTATTGCTAAAACTTTTAATTTATATCTGATTCTCTTTAGGAAATAATACAAATatgaataatagataaaaaaaagagaagatgtAGGAATATTAATAAACAGGAAGGAGATATCCAAGTCAATCAATATCTATGGACCGATATTTAACTCGAAACatgtaaaatataattaatatttattcttAAATTACTTTTTTAGATATTGAATAGTACAAGTAGATAGATCATTTGGTGCACTAATATTATACCAATCCAACAAACTCCCGAAATTGATATTAGACcaatatttaaaatcttattcCAAATCAGACCTTTCATTTTAGTAGGATTCATTAGTTTcttcagaaacttcattagaAACTACCAATATCATAACCATTGTTATAAAAAATTCTTATTTATACTTAATAGGGACTGTTTTGCATTGGATTTTTCCTTTCTGGACATCCAAATCCTGTTGACATCTCAAAGAAGGATTTAAGTACATTTTAACTTTGACTTCCTAATGGTCTTCAATCCCATTCTGCTTTGACCACAAGAACACATCATTGAGGAAATAACTGGTACAGTAAAACAGTGATGATAGTGCTGTGTTTTCCTCTACCTCTGTTCTTGCAGAATGATGTCTCTGTAGCTTCGCTAACGTGTGGATTCCATTTCAGGAGTGGAGTCTCGGCTGGCGACGCTCGCCGTCGACACCGAGGACCTGCAAACTCTCCTCGAGATCGAGGCGAGGCAGGAAATGGCGCCGCCCAGCTCGC contains the following coding sequences:
- the LOC135641854 gene encoding uncharacterized protein LOC135641854 isoform X2 translates to MNGARRHLKNLISIMKPVGLIKNTRRVSENLRLKNELDGMNRVDVLIPEIIQSSEMVLVLQYMDGIRLNDNVSLEAYEVDKQKLVEEITRAYAHQIYVDGFFNGDPHPGNFLVCKEHPNRPILLDFGLTKSISSSMKQALAKMFLACAEEDHVALLAAFTMMGLKLRLDMPEQAMNLAKIFFRTAALPSQAFENVQSIADQRQKDRKVIQEKMKLNKKEAKHFNPIDAFPGDAVIFMRVLELLRGLSSTLNVSVVYLDIMRPFAEATLLGGIKTGPAVNNQWIYDSPVHSDLEAKLRQLLIALGSEKILGIQVCAYKDGKVIIDTAAGVMGRYDPRPVHPDTLFPVFSVTQGITAAMVHWLVDKGKLKLDEAIANIWPEFSGSKKDQIKVHHVLNHSSGLHNAMSDVMRSNPLLMCDWEKSLQLIASSVPETEPGSQQLYHHSSFGWLCGGVIEHASGKKFQQLLEEAFIHPLNIEGELYIGIPPGVESRLATLAVDTEDLQTLLEIEARQEMAPPSSHQGNVADTMSSLPVLFNNLNTRRAIIPAANAHCSARALARFYAALANGGSTLPPHSLLSKPPLGSHVHTPTFPPLKRPKKNWRVKWTQNKNSSLTDISIDDGGRKNTRTIFRSPTIHDAFMGVGDYSGMAIPNGRFGLGFRRFNTPTGDLRSFGHAGVGGSTAVCDTEHNFSIAVTVNKMGLGGVTGSILQLVCSELNIELNLPLPEEFSGFGFVQNRTRSDPLL
- the LOC135641854 gene encoding uncharacterized protein LOC135641854 isoform X1, which produces MGWATLYKRRLKVFTTALLIYLDYKAVQMIDNWYSGSRRDDLWEGTHERNAKRVLDLMIQLEGLWVKLGQYLSTRADALPDAYVRLLKRLQDSLPRRPLEEVRQTIEKELGKPMNDIFSHFVEEPLATASVAQVHRATLRDGQDVVVKVQHAGIKEVILEDLKNAKSITDWIAWAEPQYDFNPMIDEWCKEAPKELDFNHEAENTRRVSENLRLKNELDGMNRVDVLIPEIIQSSEMVLVLQYMDGIRLNDNVSLEAYEVDKQKLVEEITRAYAHQIYVDGFFNGDPHPGNFLVCKEHPNRPILLDFGLTKSISSSMKQALAKMFLACAEEDHVALLAAFTMMGLKLRLDMPEQAMNLAKIFFRTAALPSQAFENVQSIADQRQKDRKVIQEKMKLNKKEAKHFNPIDAFPGDAVIFMRVLELLRGLSSTLNVSVVYLDIMRPFAEATLLGGIKTGPAVNNQWIYDSPVHSDLEAKLRQLLIALGSEKILGIQVCAYKDGKVIIDTAAGVMGRYDPRPVHPDTLFPVFSVTQGITAAMVHWLVDKGKLKLDEAIANIWPEFSGSKKDQIKVHHVLNHSSGLHNAMSDVMRSNPLLMCDWEKSLQLIASSVPETEPGSQQLYHHSSFGWLCGGVIEHASGKKFQQLLEEAFIHPLNIEGELYIGIPPGVESRLATLAVDTEDLQTLLEIEARQEMAPPSSHQGNVADTMSSLPVLFNNLNTRRAIIPAANAHCSARALARFYAALANGGSTLPPHSLLSKPPLGSHVHTPTFPPLKRPKKNWRVKWTQNKNSSLTDISIDDGGRKNTRTIFRSPTIHDAFMGVGDYSGMAIPNGRFGLGFRRFNTPTGDLRSFGHAGVGGSTAVCDTEHNFSIAVTVNKMGLGGVTGSILQLVCSELNIELNLPLPEEFSGFGFVQNRTRSDPLL